From the genome of Thermaerobacter marianensis DSM 12885:
CAGCATGGTGCCAGGGCCGTACAAGACGGCTCCAGCCGCGGGAAGTCCCCGGTCCCCCCTGCCGCGTTCGTCCCGTCGTGGTCGCTCCCGTGCCCGTCCGCGCCCGTCGGCGCCGCGTTCCCGCCTGCTTGGTTTCGCTTCCGCCCGTGCCAATCCTTGCGTTGTGCTATCATGGGGCTGTCCTGGCTGGCGGGGCGTGCCATGCACGCCCCGCCGCCGCGGGGAGCGCCGGCCCGGTCCGGGCGCCCGCCGCGCCCGGCGGCCGGCACCGGACTCTATTTTCCACGAGGTGAAGCGGGATGGCCAAACACCGGGTGACCCTGATCCCCGGGGACGGGACGGGGCCGGAGCTGGCGGAAGCCATGCTGACCGTGCTGGACGCCACCGGCGTCGACATCGAGTGGGAACGGGTGGACGCCGGTGCCGACGTCATGGAGAAGTACGGGACGCCGCTGCCGGAGCACGTGCTGGAGTCGGTCCGGAAGAACAAGGTGGCCATCAAGGGGCCGATCACCACCCCGGTGGGCAGCGGCTTCCGCAGCGTCAACGTCGCCCTGCGCAAGGAGCTGGACCTCTACGCCAACCTGCGGCCCGCCAAGACCTACCGCGGCGTGAAGTCGCGCTACGAGAACATCGACCTGGTGGTGGTCCGGGAGAACACCGAGGACCTCTACGCCGGCGTCGAGCACAAGGTGGGCGACGACGCCGCCGAGAGCATCAAGATCATCACCCGCAAGGCGAGCCGCCGCATCGTCGAGTTTGCCTTCCGCTACGCGCGGCAGAACGGCCGCCGCAAGGTCACCGCGGTGCACAAGGCCAACATCATGAAGTTCACCGACGGCCTCTTCCTCGAGGTGGCCCGGGAAGTGGCCCAGGAGTACCCCGACATCGAGTTCGAGGACCGCATCGTCGACAACATGGCGATGCAGCTGGTGATGAAGCCCGAGCTGTACGACGTGCTGGTCATGCCCAACCTTTACGGGGACATCCTCTCCGACCTGTGCGCGGGCCTGATCGGCGGGCTCGGCATCGCGCCCGGCGCCAACATGGGCGACGAGTATGCCGTCTTCGAGCCCATCCACGGCAGCGCCCCCAAGTACGCCGGCCAGAACAAGGTCAACCCCACGGCCCTGATCCTGTCCGCGGTGATGATGTTGCGGTACCTGGGCGAGACGGAAGCCGCCGACCGCGTGGAACGGGCCGTCGCCGAGGTGATCGCCGAGGGCAAGACGGTGACCTACGACCTGGGCGGCACGGCGGGCACCCAGGAGATGGCGCGGGCCATCGCCGAGCGGGTCCGCGGCTGAGGGGAAGGACGGGGACGGCAGCCAGCGGGCTGCCGCCCCGACCCTTCGCGCCCGGTACTTCCCGGTACTCCTCGGTAGGCCCCGGCGTCTTCCCGCACAGCGCGATCCCCGCCTTTTACGGGCGGTCCTGCCGGCCTCCAGCGCCGTCCTGCGCGGCCAGCGGCCGCAAGCTCAGATCGAGGATCAGCGCCGCCAGCAGCGCCGCCCGGCGCGGAAGCTCGTCCAGTTCCACATGCTCGTCCCGGGCGTGGGCCCCGTCGCCCGTGGCCCCCAGGCCGTCAAGGGTGGGAATCCCCAGGGCGGAGGTGAAGTTGCCGTCGCTGGCACCGCCCACGGCCGTTCCCTCCACCTTCATGCCCAGCCACTCCCCCACCGCCTGGGCACGGCGGAAGAGGGCTTGATTGGCCGGGGTGAACTCCATGGGCGGCCGGTTGAACCCGCCGACCATCCGTACCCGGGCGGCGGGGTTCACCGGCTCCCATCGCCGGAAGAGCGCCTCCAGGCGCCGGGCCTCCGCCATGGAGGTGACCCGCACGTCCACCTCGGCCTCGGCCCGGCCGGCCACCACGTTGGGCCGCATGCCGCCCCGGACCACGCCCACGTTCACCGTGGTCCCGCGTCCGGGATCGGTCAGGGCGTGCAGGCGGAGGACCTGGCGGGCCAGTTCCTCCACGGCGCTGACGCCCCGCTCCGGGTCGTTGCCCGCATGGGCCTCTCGCCCCTCCACCTCCAGCCGGAAGTCGCCGGTCCCCTTGCGGGCCGTCTTGAGCCGCCCTCCCGCCGCCGGCTCGAGCACCAGCACCGCCTGGTGGCGGGGGGCCAGCTCTTCGATCAGGGCCCGGGAGGTGGTGCTGCCCGTCTCCTCGTCGGAGGTCAGGAGGAAGGTGACGGGCGGCAGCACGGCGGCGGCAGCGGCGGCGGTCGGCGCGGCGGATGGGTCCGCCCCCTCCCGTCGCTCCCCTTCGGGTCGAGGTGCCCGCCTCCCGGCCACCGCCGCCAGCGCCTCCAGGGCCGCCAGCCCGATGACGATGCCGGCCTTCATGTCGAAGCTGCCAGGCCCGTAACCGCGGGTGCCCTCCCGCCGGAAGGGCCGGCGCACCGCCTCGCCCGGGGGCCACACCGTGTCGTAGTGGGCCAGCAGCAACACGCCCCGCCTCCCGCCGGCGGCCGGTGGCTCGTCCGGGGCCTCCCCCCGGGGCGAGCCGGACGCAGACCCGGACATCGAGCCGGAGGCGCCGCCTGCGGTCCCGCGGACCCCAGGAGCGTGATCACCCGGTGACACGGTGGGGGGCGTGAAGAACCGCGCCACCAGGTGATCGCCGGCCTGGCGCTGGCGCACCCGGTCCACCCGGGCTCCCCGGCGGGCCAGTTCCTCCTCCAGGAAAGCGGCCATCTCGTCCAGCAGCGGCTTGTGGTCACTGGGGGAATCCCGGTTGACCAGATCCGCCAGCAGCCCGGTCATGGCCTCCTGCCGGGAAGCCAGCACGCGCGCCATGTCCCGGGCGAGGCGGGACGCCACCTCCAGCGCAGGGGACGGCGCCGGTGCGGCACCGTCCGGAACACCCCATCCGGGAACGTCGACGCCCACGCCTCAACACCCCAAGAAGCGCTGCTCCCGCAGCAGCAGCCGCAGCCGGTCCAGGTCCTCCTCACCGGGCCGGACCAGTGGCCGCCGCGGGTAGCCGCCCCGGTAGCCCAGCAGGTCCAGCACGGCCTTCATGGCGCCCAGGCCCATGCGGGCCACCACCTCGTCCACCGCCGCCACCCGGCGGTAGACCTCCGCCGCCTCGGCCCAGCGGCCGGCCCGGGCGTGCTCATACACCTCGCAGCACTCGTAGGGGGCGATGTTGGCCGTGGCCAGGATGCCCCCCGCCGCCCCGGCCGCCAGCCCGGCCAGCAGCGCCGTGGTCGACCCCACGAACACCTGGAATCCGGGCCCGCCCTCGCGCAGGAAGGCGATGGTCTGGGCCGGCTGGCCCGTGCTGTCCTTGATGCCGGCCACGTTGGGGTGGGACGCCAGCTCCGCCACCACGCCCGGGGTGATCTGGACGCCGGTGTTCTGGGGGATGTGGTAGAGGATCACCGGCACCGGCGAGGCGTCGGCCACGGCGGTGAAGTAGTCGATCAGCGCGTCGCTGTCGATCTTGGCCTTGTAGTAGAACGGCGGCCAGACCAGCAGGGCGGCGGCGCCGGCGTCGGCGGCGCGGCGTGCCTGTTCCACCGCCACGCGGGTCGCATGCCCGCCCACCCCGGCGATCACCGGCCGGTCGTCGACCCGGGCGGCCCGCACCACCGTCTCGATCACGCGGCCGCGCTCATCGTCGCTGAGATGGACGAACTCGCCGGTGGTGCCCAGGGCCACGTAGCCACGCAGCGGCGTCTGGCCGTAGAGCTGCACGTTGAAGGCCAGGGCCTCCAGGTCCACGTCCTCGTCTTCGGTAAAGGGCGTGACCAGGGGCGCCCAGATGCCGCGAAGATCCAGGGCCACCCTCCCACCTCCTGCCAGGGGTTCCCCACATGGATGCATGGGATCCGGCCTCGGTCCGGCCGGGAACCGGATGCGCCTTGTTTCCATTCCGGGAGGCCCGGTCCCTTCCCGGCATGGGGGACCGGGCCAGCCCACCGGGACCCGTCACCGTCCGTCCGCGCGGACACCGGGAAGGCCGTCCGGACCGCCCGGTGACCGCAGCACGCCGCGGGGTGGCTAGCGCACCAGCGCGCCGATGCACCGGCGGCGGGCGTCACCGTCCAGGGCCGGGCGGTCCTGCAGGGCCGCCACCAGGGGCTGGCCCCCCTCGCCGCGCCCGCCCGCGGCCCCCTCGCCCTCCCGCTGGCCGTCTCCGCCACCGCCCGGGCCGGCCCTGCCCGGCGCCCGCCAAAGGGCCAGGAACTCGCGGTTGCCGTCCGCGCCGCGGATGGGCGAGGCCGTCAGACCCAGCAGCGTGAGGCCGAGCTGGTCGGCTGCCGCCGTCACGTCCTCCAGCACGCGCCGGTGGACGGCCGGGTCGCGGACCACCCCGCCCTTGCCCACGTCGGCCGGGCCCGCCTCGAACTGGGGCTTGACCAGGGCCACCACGCCGCCGCCCGGCGCCAGGACGCCCAGGGCCGCGGGCAGGATGAGGCGCAGCGAGATGAAGGAGACGTCGACCGTCACCAGGTGGACGGGCTCGGCCAGATCCGACGGCGCCAGGTACCGGGCGTTGACCCGCTCCATCACCACGACCCGCGGGTCCTGGCGCAGCCGCCAGGCCAGCTGGCCGTAGCCCACGTCGATGGCGTAGACCTTGCGGGCCCCGTGCTGCAGCAGGCAGTCGGTGAAGCCGCCGGTGGAGGCCCCGATGTCGGCGCAGACGGCCCCCTGCACGGCCCCGGTCAGGTTGAAGGTTCGCAGGGCGTGCTCCAGCTTGAGGCCACCGCGGCTGACGTAGGGGATGGGGTCGCCGGCCACCTCGATCTGGGCGCCGGGATCCACCGTGGCCCCCGCCTTGTCGACCACCCGGCC
Proteins encoded in this window:
- a CDS encoding isocitrate dehydrogenase (NAD(+)) gives rise to the protein MAKHRVTLIPGDGTGPELAEAMLTVLDATGVDIEWERVDAGADVMEKYGTPLPEHVLESVRKNKVAIKGPITTPVGSGFRSVNVALRKELDLYANLRPAKTYRGVKSRYENIDLVVVRENTEDLYAGVEHKVGDDAAESIKIITRKASRRIVEFAFRYARQNGRRKVTAVHKANIMKFTDGLFLEVAREVAQEYPDIEFEDRIVDNMAMQLVMKPELYDVLVMPNLYGDILSDLCAGLIGGLGIAPGANMGDEYAVFEPIHGSAPKYAGQNKVNPTALILSAVMMLRYLGETEAADRVERAVAEVIAEGKTVTYDLGGTAGTQEMARAIAERVRG
- a CDS encoding dihydrodipicolinate synthase family protein; translation: MALDLRGIWAPLVTPFTEDEDVDLEALAFNVQLYGQTPLRGYVALGTTGEFVHLSDDERGRVIETVVRAARVDDRPVIAGVGGHATRVAVEQARRAADAGAAALLVWPPFYYKAKIDSDALIDYFTAVADASPVPVILYHIPQNTGVQITPGVVAELASHPNVAGIKDSTGQPAQTIAFLREGGPGFQVFVGSTTALLAGLAAGAAGGILATANIAPYECCEVYEHARAGRWAEAAEVYRRVAAVDEVVARMGLGAMKAVLDLLGYRGGYPRRPLVRPGEEDLDRLRLLLREQRFLGC
- a CDS encoding TlyA family RNA methyltransferase — translated: MSRKGTRLDVLLVERGWFDSRSRARAAILAGRVRVDGRVVDKAGATVDPGAQIEVAGDPIPYVSRGGLKLEHALRTFNLTGAVQGAVCADIGASTGGFTDCLLQHGARKVYAIDVGYGQLAWRLRQDPRVVVMERVNARYLAPSDLAEPVHLVTVDVSFISLRLILPAALGVLAPGGGVVALVKPQFEAGPADVGKGGVVRDPAVHRRVLEDVTAAADQLGLTLLGLTASPIRGADGNREFLALWRAPGRAGPGGGGDGQREGEGAAGGRGEGGQPLVAALQDRPALDGDARRRCIGALVR
- a CDS encoding M20 family metallopeptidase, encoding MGVDVPGWGVPDGAAPAPSPALEVASRLARDMARVLASRQEAMTGLLADLVNRDSPSDHKPLLDEMAAFLEEELARRGARVDRVRQRQAGDHLVARFFTPPTVSPGDHAPGVRGTAGGASGSMSGSASGSPRGEAPDEPPAAGGRRGVLLLAHYDTVWPPGEAVRRPFRREGTRGYGPGSFDMKAGIVIGLAALEALAAVAGRRAPRPEGERREGADPSAAPTAAAAAAVLPPVTFLLTSDEETGSTTSRALIEELAPRHQAVLVLEPAAGGRLKTARKGTGDFRLEVEGREAHAGNDPERGVSAVEELARQVLRLHALTDPGRGTTVNVGVVRGGMRPNVVAGRAEAEVDVRVTSMAEARRLEALFRRWEPVNPAARVRMVGGFNRPPMEFTPANQALFRRAQAVGEWLGMKVEGTAVGGASDGNFTSALGIPTLDGLGATGDGAHARDEHVELDELPRRAALLAALILDLSLRPLAAQDGAGGRQDRP